TTTTTCGTTTTTTTTCAGCCGTTAAACCGACAACCACGATTCAACAAGTTTTTCTTTTTTAGGGGCGAGATATAATTTATCATATCCCCCGCCCCATAGTCAACCCTAAATTGAAATTTATTTTTCTTTATTGTTTTGCTTGAGGAAACCAGCCTCTACGAACATATTTAGATAGCTCTTTAGCAGGAGCAAAACGTGCGTACATACGAAACACCGTTTTGTATCTTTTTGAAATAGCCTGACGGATTTCTTGGTCCAAACGATGATCACTCATATCCAAGAGCATTTCATCTAATTCTTTTCGGAGGACATAATCTAGCTCCTTACATTCTTTCTCATTGAACAACATTCCCAACATTGTGTCACATCTCCTTAATCGTTCAGGTTTCGAATTTTGAAGGTATTGGGTTTGTCCTATGATGTTCTATTGGACCCACGTTCACAATTCTTTTGTTAAATAAAATTAACCTTGTCCCCTGCTGAATAAACTCGGCTATAAGAACCGTTTTAATGGTATTCACATTTTTTTGGAAAATTATGATCAATTCTGATATTTTATAAGCTAACTAAATATAGTGTAAGTGTACTCTCAATAATTGCAGCGATCAGCAATGATATAGTAATCCATATCGATGCCCTTACAATTGTTTTAAGAAAAGCACCCCAGTTTACTGTCCGCTCCGATAAATCCCTAGCGCCCCACTCACCCAGACCTTTCATCACCAAGTATCCAAATTGTAATCCAAATGCGGCTGCGATTAAAATCGCTGGAATTTCAATAATGCCATGCGGTAATAAGCCTTTAACAATCAGATCAAACAAATTCTCCCCTTGCGTAGCCGCTGCACTTAACAAATAACCAATGACCATCCCGTTCATGATCAAGAAGAAGATAGGTAATAAGCCAAATAAAGCACCAGCAAAAATAATTACGATACTCTTCACCGCATTATTTAGAAAAATAAACACAAAGAAATTCCATTCCGGATGAGCAGACTGTGATAACTCCTGGCTATATTCACGCAAACTTTCCAATTGAGGAGCAATCAACGTTGTAATAAAATCTGCATTTACTGTTCCGATGACCATCCCCGCCACGAATAGAACCAACGATAACAGCATCATCTTCTTATATTTCAATATATCCTCTACAAATCGACGCCATGAAAGCATAAAGTAAAACCTCCCTGTTGTATTTGTTGTAATTCATGAGACAAAACGGTAATAAAAGTTACTGGTACGAGCATACATTGTAAAAGTGGACAAATTCATTCTGATGACGAGAGGGGCTTAAAGCTCATGAACAACTTCTTCTATGTCCTGAACGGGAAGAAAATCAAAAGGTTTTTCTTTGTTTTTACTGCGGCCCTGTTTGCAGTAGGTATTATCTATGTAGAGAAGGGTCACGTCACCGTGTTCTCCGAAGAAAGCAGTCCTTCCGCCGTTTACAGCGTATCAACGGACAAGAAAGTGATCGCCCTGACTTTCGATATAAGTTGGGGAGATAAACGTACGGAGCCAATCCTAAAGATACTCAAGGATAAAAACGTACAGAAAGCAACCTTCTTCCTCTCTTCTCCTTGGAGCAAAACTCATCC
Above is a window of Paenibacillus segetis DNA encoding:
- a CDS encoding stage II sporulation protein M translates to MLSWRRFVEDILKYKKMMLLSLVLFVAGMVIGTVNADFITTLIAPQLESLREYSQELSQSAHPEWNFFVFIFLNNAVKSIVIIFAGALFGLLPIFFLIMNGMVIGYLLSAAATQGENLFDLIVKGLLPHGIIEIPAILIAAAFGLQFGYLVMKGLGEWGARDLSERTVNWGAFLKTIVRASIWITISLLIAAIIESTLTLYLVSL